Genomic DNA from Parvivirga hydrogeniphila:
GAGCGCCATGATGTCGTACACGAGCTGCGGCAGCTCTGTCGTCACGGGCAGCCCCAGATCGCGCGCTTGGCGAGCGGTGATCGGGTAGTCGTGCGTGTAGACGCCTGTTGCGAGCGTTTCGGCGAGCTGCTCGGCCGCCGCGCGGTCCATGCGCTCCTCCACGAGCTCGATGACCGTCTCTTTCACCTGGCGTATCGCTTTGGCTGCCACGTCGGCGAGGATAAGGGTCTCGTCGTCGACCTTGTCGATTGGCTTCTGCTCGAGCACGCGCAGGACAGACGCGGCAGGCTGCTGGCCAAGCTGCGGGTCGACGGGCCCCAAGACGGCGTTCTCGTCCATGACGATCTCGTCGGCCGCAAGCGCGATGAGCGTGCCGCCTGACATCGCGTAGTGCGGGACGAAGACCGTGACCTTCGCCGGATGTCGGCACAGCGCCCGAGCGACCTGCTCGGCGGCGAGCACCAGCCCGCCAGGAGTGTGGATCACGACGTCGATAGGCACGTCGTCGTCGGTCATCTTGATCGCACGGAGTATCGCTTCGGAATCGTCGATGTCGATGTAGCGGAAGATCGGGAAGCCCAGCAGGCTCATGGTCTCTTGCCGGTGGATGAGCACGATGACGCGGCTGCCGCGCTCCCGCTCCAGCCGGGCTATGGTGCGCAAGCGCTCCATCTGCAGCATGCGCTGACGCAGCACCGGCTGCAGCGACGACAGGATGAAGAAGAGCCACACCAGCGAGAAGAAGTCCACTGCCCACCCCCTGCTATCACACGCGAAGAGATGCAACAGCACGCCGTTGCCTGCAGTATTCCAGTGCGCGACCGACGGCGCAACACCACGCGCAAGAGGTCTTGCGGATTTCTTAGCATATGCTAAGATGCAGCGTGAACGACTACGAATACCATGGCGAGCTTCGCGTGGAGGACGACGTGATGAGCGTGCGCAGACAGCAGTACGGATACGGCAGGGGATACGGCAGGGGATACGGCAGGGGATACGGCAGGGCCGCCGGCTCGGTGTCCCGCGACGGCGAGCCGAGCATCTGCGTGCTGGCAGATGACGAACCCGCCACCGTGGTGCGCATCGAAGGCGGCCACCACCTGGCGGCGCGCCTGCACAACCTGGGCATCCTGCCGGGCAAGCGCATCAGGAAGCTGGGAACGATGCCCGGGAGCGGTCCGGTGATGATCGACTGCGACGGTGTGCGGGTCGCCCTCGGGCGAGGCATGGCCGAGCGTGTCGTCGTGCAACCGCTGCGTGACTCTGGCGGGACGCAGGAGTCCGAGCAGTGAGCGACGCAGCCTGCTGCTCCACCGGTAGCGAGCTCTCGCTGGAGGGCCGCGGCCCACGCCGCGTGCTCTTGGTCGGCAATCCGAATGTCGGGAAAAGCGTCGTCTTCTCGCGCCTGACCGGAGTTGGGACGGTCTCGTCGAACTACCCTGGCACCACCGTCAGCTTCCTCGAGGGCCGCATGCGGCTCGGCGGCGAGCAGGTGCCGGTCATAGACGTCCCAGGATCGTACAGCCTTGAGCCGACATGCCCGGCCGAGGAGGTCGCGTGCCGCGTGCTGAGGGACGGCGGGATCATCGTGAACGTGGTCGACGCCACCAACCTCGAACGCAACCTCGCGCTCACGTTGCAGCTCCGCGCGATGGGTCTTCCGATGGTCGTCGCGCTCAATCTGTGGGACGAGGCTAGGCACCGCGGCGTCCACATCGACCTCGCGCGGCTGTCCGAGATTCTCGGGGTGCCCGTGGTCGCGACCTCGGCGGTCTCGGGCGAGGGTCTGCCCGATCTCGTGCGCGCGATCGAGCAGGTAGCAGATGCGCCTGCGCCGGAACCGCTCGAATACGAGGACCTCTGGGCCGAAGTCGGTACGATCGTCACCGAGGTCCAGCAGCTTGAGCATCGGCACCACACCTGGCGCGACGTCGTCGAAGAGATCAGCATCCGTCCCGTCACAGGGATCCCGTTCGGGATCCTCGTCATCCTGGCGTCGTTTGCGGCTGTGCGGCTGATCGGCGAGTCCATCATCTCCTACGTCACAGATCCGCTCTTCGAGCGGTTGTGGCGCCCCGTCATCGAGGCGCTGTCGTCCGCGCTCGGCGGGGGTGGGCTCCTGCACGATCTGCTCGTCGGCTCGTACGTCGTGGTCGATGGCGTGCGGCAGATCGACTTCTCGCTGTCGCTCGGCGTGCTCAGCACCGGTCTGTACGTGAGCCTCGGGGCAGTGATGCCGTACGTGATCGCGTTCTACGTGGTTCTCGGCGTCCTAGAAGACGTCGGCTACCTACCACGTCTCGCCGTGTTGCTCGACGGCGTCATGCACCGGCTGGGGCTGCACGGCTACGCGGTCATCCCGGTCATCTTGGGGTTCGGCTGCAACGTTCCGGGCATCCTCGCGACGCGCGTGCTCGATACGCCTCGCGAGCGGTTCATCGCAGCCACGCTGATTTCTGTCGGCGTGCCGTGCGCCGCGCTGCAAGCGATGATCATGGCACTCCTGGCGCCCTTCGGCATCAAGTACGTCGCGCTCGTCTACGGGGCGCTAGCGGTCGTGTGGTTCGTGCTCGGCACCATACTGCGGCTGACCAGCAAGGACTTCTTGCCGGAGATGCTGCTTGAGATCCCGCCGTACCGTCTGCCGTCGTGGAGTACCCTTGCGAAGAAGCTGTGGATGCGGCTCAAGGGCTACCTCTTGGACGCGACGCCCGTCGTGCTCATCGGCGTGGCCGTCATCGGTATCGTGAGCCACACGGGCGTGTTCGAGAGCATCGCGGCTGCGATCGCTCCAGCGATGCGCACGCTGTTCGGATTGCCGCCGGAGACCGCGCTCGCAATCGTCCTCGGTTTCTTCCGGAAGGACCTCGCGGTCGGCATGCTGGCGCCATTGTCCCTCCCGCCGCTGGCCCTCGTGAAAGCGTCGGTGATGCTTGCGGTGACGTTCCCATGCGTGGCGTCATACACGGTGCTCCTGCGCGAGCTCGGCGCGAAGAAGACCGCGCTCGCGACCGGCATCATGGTGGCGACCTCGCTCACCACCGGCGTCGTGATGAACCTGGTCTTCTAGCCACCGAGCATCCGCAGCAGGCGAAGCGCATCACGTGGCGCGTGACCTTCCGCGTCGTTGTTGAAATACACGTAGCAGTCGCGCCCGCTCTCGCGTTCGCGCGCGAGGTAGGTGCCCCACGGCTCGAGCGCAGTCTCGTCGTAGGCGCCGCGGTACAACGGAAGCCCGTGGAAGCGCGCGTACACGAAGGAGGCCGTCGCCACGAACCGGGCAGGCAGCGTCTCGCTGCTCACGTTCACCATGGCGACGTCGTGACGTCGCAGAAGCGAGAACACCTCTTCTGCCAGCCACGACTCGTGGCGGAACTCGATCGCATGACGAAGGGGCGTGCAATCCAGCAGCGCGAGGAAGGCCTCGAGGAGTGCATCGTCGCGAACGAGCGATGGCGGCAGCTGCCACAGGACCACCTCGAGCTTGGGGCCCAGGCGCGCGACGCGCTCGAGGAAGCCGCTGACGGGTTCGGCGACGTCCCGCAGCCGGCGGACGTGCGTGACCAGCCGCGAGCCCTTCACGGCGAAGACGAAGCCTGGCGGTGTGGCGTCGCGCCACGCGTCGACAGCCCGTTCGCTGGGCGTGCGGTAGAAGGTCGCGTTGACTTCCACCGTCGCGAAGCGCTCGGCGTAGCTCGCGAGACGCTGGGCGGGCGGAAGGCCGCGCGGGTAGACGACCCCGGTCCAGTGGGGATACGACCAGCCGCTCGTCCCCACGAGCAGGCGGCCGAGAGGCGTGGAGCTCATCGCGGTCGTCCCTCCTCGAGCGCTCGCAGCGCGGCTGCTGCCTCCGTGACCCCGCGGGCGGCGTTCCGGGCGAGCACAGAGGCGGTGTGTGCGAGCGCCAGCGGCTCTGGCACACGCCGGCGGCCCGTCGACCATTCGAGCGCGAGCGCGATCGCGCTGTCGAGGTCGGTGAGGTGCCCCGGGGAGACGTAGACCTGCTTCGAGCGGGACTTCAACCGCACCGCCGCACCGTGCGCGCCCCACTCCTTCGTCAGCACCAGCGCCTCGCCGCGCTCCGGTCCCGGCGAGCGATCGATCGCGTGGAACGGCGTCTTTGCGACGCCGACGGTCGGCACGCCTGCGAGCACGCCGAGGTGCGAAGCGAGGCCGAGCCCGCGCTCGTGCACGACGCCGTGCCCGTCCACGAACACGACACCGGGGGCAGACCGGAGCGCTCGAAGCGCTGCCAGGAGCAACCTCCCCTCGCGGAACGCGAGGTAGCCGGGTGCGTACGGCGAGTCCGGCTCGCCTTCGACGATGGCGACGTCAAGGACGCGGAGGCCGCGGTCCATGGCGACGGCCGCCGCCCACATCGCCGATCCGTCGAGAGCGTAGGCGGCGTCGAGCCCGGCCGCCACGAGAGGCGAGCCTGGGCCTGACGCCGGAAGGGGCGCTTGGACGACGAGCGTAGCGAGCCGGCGCTGGATGTCCGCGGCCTGGCGCCGGCTCACGCGCCACGGATGCTCGCGCGGCGCGTCGGCGCCGAGCGGTGGCGGTGTCGCCCGTGCGTTCACCGCAGCACCTCACTTCCCGAGCATCCCGAACCCGTAGCCTTGGTCTCTCAGCCCGGCGATGGCCTCGTCGAGCGCGTCTGCATCGCTCGACGAGACCGCGTGCAGCAGGTAGATGGCACCGGGGTGGCTCCCGTCGAGGATGCGTCGTACCGTTACGTCGACGGGCGGCTGGTCGTCGACCACCCAGTCGCGGTGCGCGAAGCTCCAGAAGACGGACTCGTAGCCGAGCGCGGCCGTACGGTAGAGCGAAAGCGCGCTGTACTCGCCTTTCGGTGGCCGGAAGACGCGCGCGAGGCGCGCGCCGCCGGTCACCTCGGCGAACGCGTCTTCCACGCGCGTCATCTCACGCGCGAACGCGGCCGGATCGTTCGCGAGCGACGGCATCGAAGGGTGCGTGGCGCTGTGGTTGCCGACCGCGTGCCCCTCGCGCACCATGCGGCGCACGAGGTCGGGGTTGGCGCGCACGTAGCTCTCAGTGACGAAGAAGGTCGCCTTCACGTGGTTGCGCGCGAGCGCGTCGAGGATGTGCGACGTCTGCCCGTTCTCGTAGCCGGCATCGAAGGTGAGGTACACACGCCGCGGGTCCGGACCGACGTAGCGGCCGCGGTAGCGATCGAGCAACGCCGAGGCCGCTGCCGGCACCGCGGGCACCTGATGCTTCGCGTTCGGCGTGTAGTACCAGCTTCTGAGGCTGTTGTCTGCAGGCGCTGGACCGATCTCTGTGACAGACCCGTCCGGTTCCGGTGAGGGAGTGCGCTGTCGCGTGACGCCGCCGATCCCGGGCTGCTCGCTCGTGACGACCGCCGCGGGCTCCCCGGTCGCGTCCGGCAGCGGCTCGATGGGGGCGCGCCACGGCGCAGGCGAGCATGCCGCCGCGAGCAGCAACGCGATAAGGGTAAGCGCACCAAGAACGGTCCGGCCATGCTGCACGGCTACCTCCATCGGCTCGCTGGATACCATCGTACCCGCCACGAGAACGGATCTCCTCGCCGACCCGTATACTGTGCCCATGCCGACACCTGCGTCGATATCCCTGAGGATCTCCACGCTCACCGGCGCGCTCGCTTCGCTCGGGCGGCCGCTTGCTGTTCTTATCGGTGCGTGCGTCGTGCTCGTCGCGCTGACGATCGTCGTCCCAGCGCTCCGAAGCCGGCTTCGCGAGGCGGCCGCCGCGCTGCTTGCTGCGTTGACGCTCGGCGAGGCGGCGCTCGGCTGGTTCCACGTGCGCCTGGGCCAGACGTGCGTCGTGGTGGAGCCGCAGTCCGGGAAGGTGCTCGGCGGCTTCGCGCTGCCGTTGTGGATCGAGTCCGAGAAGCTCTACGCGCTTGCGCTCCTTATGGCGATCATCGCGGTGGTGGCGAGGAGGCACGGAGACGAGCTGCGCCCGCTGCTCGCTGGGGCCGCTGCCGCGCTGGCTGCCGGGGCGCTCGCGATCGGCCGTCCGTTCACGGCGCCGCTGCCGGACTTCCTCGCGCAGTACCAGGGCTACCTCGCCGCGTGGGGCTCAGGTGACGCGCGGGCCGCTGCGCAGGCGTTCGCTGCCATCGAAGGCTCGCGGCAGTACTTCTACAACGCGTGGTACATGTGGGTGCATCCGCCGCTGCTGTTCTTAAGCTACGGCGCCTTCGCCGTATCGTTCGCCGCGACCGTGCTCATGGTCGCGCACCGGCGCTCCTCGTATGAGCAGACCGCGTACCGCTGGGCGCGTCTTGGCTACCTCCCGCTGACAGCAGGCATGGTCGTTGGCATGCCCTGGGCGATCATCGCCTGGAAGGGCGAGGCATGGTGGTGGTCGGGCAAGGTCAACATGTCGCTCATGATGTGGGCGCTGTACACGGCCTACCTCCACGGACGGCTGTACCTGCGGCGACCTGGCATGTGGAAGATCGTAGCGGTGCTCTCTGCCGTGGCGTTCGTGGCGCTCGTGCTCACGTACCTCACGACGTACCTCGTGCCAGGCGTCCACTCGGTGGCGTGAGAGAGGAAGCACGATGCTGAAGCGGCAGCGCGTATCGTGGGACTTCGCGTTGACGGTCGCCACCGTCGCGCTGCTCGGCGCGCTCGGCGTGCAGTCGCTCGTCGGAACGCTGTACGCGTGGTGGGCGTATCGGACGCAGCCAGGGTGGGAGGCGAGCGGCTATCCGGTGTTCGTCTCGGCGATGAACGCCGTAGCAGCGCCGCTTGCGATCGCGCTTGTCGTCGTCATGGGCCTGTGCGTCCCGAAGCGGCTGTTCACCCGTAGCGCCCTTATCGCTGTCTCGCTTGGCGGGCTGGGGCTTGGTGCGGCTGCGTGGGCGCTCACGGGCTCGCTGCGCACCGGGCTTGCAGCGTATCTCGCCGTGTCGGCGCTCCTGCAGGTCGCGGTGGTGCTGCTCACGGTGACCGGCGCAGGAGGGCTTCGTTACCTCACGGAGAGCGGGACTGCGAAGGCCGGCTCGGGGTTGCTGCACCTCGGCTTCATCGTGTTCGCCTTGACGGTGGTGGCGCTGCAGTCATCGCCGCTGATGCTGCCGGCGTTCCTCGCTTCGGCGCTCCTGCTCACCGGCGGCTCGGCGCTGTCGTTCTATGCGCGGCGTGCGCCTTCCGAGGCGTCAGGCAGCTCCACGTAAGCGGGTGCCGGGCGCGGGTCGGGGAACCACTCGGCGTGCACGTCGCCTTTGGCGATGCGCTCGATCGGCAGCCGCACGTACCGGCCGGAGGCCTGCACTGCGACGTCGCCGTTCTCGAGCACGATCTCGCTGGACCCCTCGAAGATGCGGCCACGGTCGACGTCGATCCGCGCCACGAGGATCGCGGGCCTGCCGATCGGCACCGGCTTGCGGTATCGGACCGACAGGTCGACCGTCACGCCCCAGGCTTCGGCGTTGCGAATGGAGACCGCTCGGCCGATGGCCTCGTCCAGAAGCGCGCTCGCGACGCCTCCATGCAGGCGACCGGGGTAGCTTTGATGTTCGCGCGTGGGCGTGAAGAGCACGACGACCTCGTCGGCCTCGGTCTCGAGGAACTGCGCGTGCAGCCCGGCAGGGTTCTCGAGCCCGCAGCAGAAGCACGACGCGCTCACGTTCTGTGCGTGGCGGACGGCGTGCCGGATCACGGGCGATCCTCGACCGATCGACGCCGCTAGCCGCGGCCGATGCCGCGTCGTTCGACGGCAACGAAGCTGCCAGGCTGCTGCTTGGCGTACTCGAGCAGGTCATGTCCCTCGTCCATCAGCTCGATGACCGAGGTGGGGAATCGCTCGACGACAGGCACGACCGCTGCGGAGAGCGCAAGCGGCCCGAAGCGCTTCTTCTCGCCAGTACGGTCGGTGATGACGAAGCCGCCGCTCTCGCGGTCCTCGTCCTCGTAGAAGTCCAAGACGCTGCTGTCGAAGGCAGCGACGGCGTTGCGCGCGACCTCCTCGGCCTTCTCCGGGTCGCACGTCACCACGAAATCGTCCCCGCCGAGGTGGCCGACGAAGGCGTCCCCGCACTCCGCGAAGTTCACGGCCTCCAGCACGACCTCGGCGACGTGGCGGATCAAGAGATCGCCGCGCGCGTGCCCGTAGCGGACGTTGAACGCGCGGAAGTCGTCGATGTCGAAGAAGATGACAGCGAACGGTTTGCGGCGCGCAAGCAGGAATCCTAGCCGCTCTTCGGTGAGCGCGTTCGACGGCAGCCCCGTGAGCGCGTTCGCGAAGCGCTCGCGCCGCATCCGGCGGACCACCATCTCGATGCGCGCGTCCAGAACCAACGGGTCGATGGGTTTGGCGATGAAGTCGTCGGCGCCCGATTCGATCGACATGACCTCGAAGCCGGAGCGGCCGAGGCCGGTCGCCATGATCACGGGCACGTACCGTGTGCGCGGATCGGCCTTGACGCGCTTGCACACCTCGAAGCCGTCGATGTCGGGGAGGTTGATGTCGAGCACGATGATGTCCGGGATGGTCTCGGCGAGCGCCTGCAGCGCCCCCACGCCGTCGTTCGCGGTGAGCACGGTGTAGCCGCGCTCTTCGAGGGTCATCTGCGTCATCTGGCGCAGCGTCTGGGAGTCCTCCACGATCAGCACGGTGCCTTTGTGCGCTGCGGTGCGCTTCACGTTCTCACCCGTCCCGTTCCCGCGCAGCCGCGATGTCCCCCTTCAGCCATTCGCGACGAGCGTCCACCTCTTGCCACAGTAGCATTCTTCCCGCTCGTGGCAATCCCTGCACCTGGTGGTCTGTGCGGGTATGATAGCCGTGGCGACGGAAGGAGCGGCATGGACGGATCCCAAGTCGTGCGGGCGCGGCTGTTCGGCGCGCTCCGCACGTGGGCGCTCGAGCGAGGCAAGCCGGCGACCCTCGAGGTCGCAGTCCCGTCAGGCGGCATGATGGCGCGCGACATGGCTCGGCAGGCCGGCCTTCCGCTGGACCTCATCGAAGGCGTGTTCGTCGACGGCAGGGTCTACGGCGCTGATCGCGTGATCTTCCCGGGCCAACGGGTCGCCTTCGTGCCGAAGGGGACGCCGGGCCCGCACCGGGTGTTCCTCGGGCTGTACGACGCGGGCAAGCGGGAGAGCTGGACGTGACGGAGCGCGATCGCGTGCGTGTGCCGGCGGATCGGCTGCCTGCGTACCGCGTCATCGACTTCCACACGCACGTCTTCCCGGAAGACGTGGCGGGTCGGGCGCTCGCGGGCATGATCGACCGGACGCACATGCGAGCGTACTACGACGGCACTCTCGCAGGGCTGCTTGCTGAGATGGACCGTGCCGGCGTCGGCGTGTCGGTGCTGGCTCCGGTGGCCACGAAGCCATCCCAAGTACGGTCGATCAACGACTGGACGGCGTCGCGCACCTCGTGGCGGATTCGGGCGCTCGGCGCCATCCACCCAGGGCTCGAGAATGCCGTGGAGGAGCTGGAGCGCCTTGCCGCTCTCGGGCTCGTGGGCATCAAGCTGCATCCCGAGTTCCAGTCGTTCCACCCGGAAGACGAGCGCATGCGCAGCGTGTACGACGCGTGCGGGCGGCTCGGGCTCATCGTGCTCTTCCACGCCGGAGAGGATCCTAACTTCGAGACCGTTTCCGGCGAGCCGCAGACCTTCGCCAGGCTCGCCGAGCGCCATCCCGAAACCACCTTCGTGCTCGCGCACATGGGCGGCTACCGGATGTGGGACGAGGCCGTGCGGATCCTCGCTGGCGCGCCCGTGTACCTGGACACCTCGCACGCGACCGAGTTCTTCAAGCCGGCGGAGTTCCGCGACCTCGTCAAGGCGTACGGCGCCGATCGGGTGCTGTTCGCGAGCGATGGACCGTGGACCGACGCGGCGGCCGCGCTTCAGGCGGTGCGGTCCTGCGGGCTCGATCCGCAAGACGTCGAACGCATCGTGTGGAGCAACGCCGCGTCGCTGCTCGGTATGGACTGAAGAAAAAGCGTGCAATCTTCCAAGAAGTCGCGTATAGTGCGATGCGGGCCGGATGGAAGGCCCACGGATTCGCGGCGTGACACCCGCGTGTCGCGGGAAGCGTCACGTCGCTTTGTTTTGCCCTGCGGGGCGGAAGGAATGGTTTGCATGGCACAGGGAACGGTCAAGTGGTTCAACCCGGACAAGGGCTACGGCTTCATCTCGCATGAGGGCGGGGACGACGTGTTCGTCCACTTCAGCGCGATCCAGGGCGACGGCTTCAAGAGCCTCGACGAGGGTCAGGCTGTGGAGTTCGAGATCGCTGACGGCCAGAACGGCAAGAAGCAGGCGGCGAACGTCCGCAAGCTCTAAACAGAAACCGCGCAAGCGTGCGGAGGGGCGGTCCATCTGGGGCCGCCCCTCCGTTTTTCTGTCAGAGGCTCGGGATATGATGGAGAAGGACGGCCAGGAAGGAGGCGCGGTGCCGCTCACGGTGGCAGTCATCGGAGGCGCGAACACGGACATCTTCGGGCTGGCCGGCGCGCCGGTGATCCCCGGCGACTCCGCGCCAGGGACCGTGCGGATCAGTCCGGGAGGCGTGGGACGCAACGTCGCCGAGAACCTCGCCCGCCTCGGTTGCGACGTGCGGCTCGTCACGGCGGTCGGCGAAGGCGTGGAGTCGGAGGCGCTCGTGGCGGAGTGCCGTCGCCTCGGCATCGACGTCCGCGTCGCGCCCGCGCCGGGTCTGCCGTGCCCACGGTACGTCTGCATCGTGGACGAGGCAGGGCTTCCGGTCGGTGGCGTGTCGGACATGCGCGCGATCGAGCGCCTGGTGCCGGAGGCGGTCGAGCAGTTCAGGGCAGCCATCGAAGGGGCGGACGCGATCGTGCTCGACGCGAATCTTCCCGAGGCGACGATCGCCTGGTCGTGCGAGCAGTGGCGCGACAGGCCGGTGATGGCAGACGCGGTGTCCGTCACCAAGGCGTCGCGCATCGGCCGGTGTCTCGCCGGCATGCACACGCTCAAGGCGAATGCAGACGAAGCCGCGGCCATCACCGGCACGGCATCGAAAGACCTTGCGCGAGCAGCAGAAGAGCTGCAGTCCCGTGGGGTGCATCGCGCGATCCTGACCGAAGGCGCCAACGGCGGGTTGCTGGCCGAAGGCGGATCGAGGGTGCCCTTCAAGGCGATCCCTGTCCGAGCGGCGAACGCGACAGGCGCAGGCGATGCGTTCATGGCAGGCGTCGTGTACGGCACCGTGGCTGGCTTCGACCCTCCGCGGATGCTTGCGTTCGCAGCGGCGATGGCAGCATTCGCGCTCGAGAGCGAGCGGACTGTGAGCGAGGCCATCAGCCTCGAGTCGGTTATGCGGCGTGCTGAGGAGGCGCTCGCGTGAGCGAGATCATGCAGGTGGCTCCGGAGGTCCTTGAGGCGCTCGAGAAGCGCCTGCCGGTTGTCGCCCTGGAGTCGACGATCATCTCGCACGGATTCCCCTACCCGGCGAACCTCGAGTGCGCGCTCACGGCCGAGCGCGTCGCGCGCGAGGAAGGTGCCGTGCCTGCGACCATCGCGATCGTCGGCGGCGTCGTCAGGGTGGGGCTTTCGCGAAGCGACATCGAGCGGCTCGCGGCCGCGAAAGACGTCGCGAAGGCGAGCACGCGCGACATCGGCACGCTCGTCGCGCTCGGGCGCACAGGGGCGACGACGGTGGCCGCGACCATGGCGATCGCCCGGCGGGCCGGCATCCGCATCTTCGCGACAGGGGGGATCGGCGGCGTGCACCGAGGCGGCCAGTCGACGATGGACGTCTCGGCGGATCTCGAGGAGCTGGCGCGCACGCGCGTCGCGGTGGTGTGCGCAGGCGCGAAGTCGGTGCTCGACATCGGACGGACGCTGGAGTACCTCGAGACGCGCGGAGTGCCTGTTCTCGGCTACCAGACCGACGATTTCCCGGCCTTCTACACGCGGACCAGCGGTTTTCCGGTCGACGCGCGGCTTCAGGACCCGGGCGAAGCAGCCCGCGTGCTGCGCGTGCGCGACGAGCTCGACATGCCGGGAGGCGAGGTGATCGCGAACCCGATCGCCCCGCACGACGAGATCCCGCCCGCGGAGGTCGAAGCGGCAGTGGAGGCGGCGCTTCGCGATGCCGACCGTCAGCGCATATCCGGCAAGGCGGTCACACCGTTCTTGCTCGCTCGGATCCACGAGATGTCCGGAGGGCGGAGCGAGCAGGCGAACAAGGCGCTCGTGTACAGCAACGTGCGCCTGGCTGCGCGGATCGCGCATGCCTACCAGATGCGGTAGGCGCCGTTGCGCTCCTCCACCTCGAGCGGGCAGCCGAACAGGTCCGAGAGCCGAGCGCTCGTCAGGACGTCCCAC
This window encodes:
- a CDS encoding cold-shock protein; the encoded protein is MAQGTVKWFNPDKGYGFISHEGGDDVFVHFSAIQGDGFKSLDEGQAVEFEIADGQNGKKQAANVRKL
- a CDS encoding carbohydrate kinase family protein codes for the protein MPLTVAVIGGANTDIFGLAGAPVIPGDSAPGTVRISPGGVGRNVAENLARLGCDVRLVTAVGEGVESEALVAECRRLGIDVRVAPAPGLPCPRYVCIVDEAGLPVGGVSDMRAIERLVPEAVEQFRAAIEGADAIVLDANLPEATIAWSCEQWRDRPVMADAVSVTKASRIGRCLAGMHTLKANADEAAAITGTASKDLARAAEELQSRGVHRAILTEGANGGLLAEGGSRVPFKAIPVRAANATGAGDAFMAGVVYGTVAGFDPPRMLAFAAAMAAFALESERTVSEAISLESVMRRAEEALA
- a CDS encoding pseudouridine-5'-phosphate glycosidase; amino-acid sequence: MQVAPEVLEALEKRLPVVALESTIISHGFPYPANLECALTAERVAREEGAVPATIAIVGGVVRVGLSRSDIERLAAAKDVAKASTRDIGTLVALGRTGATTVAATMAIARRAGIRIFATGGIGGVHRGGQSTMDVSADLEELARTRVAVVCAGAKSVLDIGRTLEYLETRGVPVLGYQTDDFPAFYTRTSGFPVDARLQDPGEAARVLRVRDELDMPGGEVIANPIAPHDEIPPAEVEAAVEAALRDADRQRISGKAVTPFLLARIHEMSGGRSEQANKALVYSNVRLAARIAHAYQMR